The Prionailurus viverrinus isolate Anna chromosome B4, UM_Priviv_1.0, whole genome shotgun sequence genome has a window encoding:
- the LOC125171153 gene encoding small nuclear ribonucleoprotein G-like, producing MDERLSLRLNGGRHVQGTLRGFSPFMNLGKDGRVEMATSGGQNDIGMVVIPGNCVILLEALE from the coding sequence ATGGACGAGAGATTATCACTGAGATTAAATGGTGGCAGACATGTCCAGGGAACATTGCGGGGGTTCAGTCCCTTCATGAATCTTGGGAAAGATGGACGTGTGGAGATGGCAACTAGTGGGGGGCAGAACGACATTGGAATGGTGGTAATTCCAGGAAATTGTGTCATCCTGTTAGAAGCCTTGGAATGA